CACCGGCGTTAAGATCGTTTTGGTGCCTAGATTTTGAGCTTGGGGAGACAAGAGCGTCGTCCCACCTTTCGTGACCAAAGTCTTCGAGCCGATGATGGTCTTTCCGCTCAAAGCCGAGGCGCTGATCGGAGTGTAGATGCCACCCTTTGTGAGTATTCCCTGAGACAGTGTGCCCAACAACGCTGTTTTAGTAATAGTACCTGAAATTGGAGTAAGCACACCTTTAGACGTAATTATGCCTTGCGTGTTGATGATCTTGTGACCACTAGTGGTTAGTTTGGATGTGGTTGGTGAGCCAGCAGCGGCGGCAGCCGAGACATCAGCCTTCGGCGCGATGATCTTCGAGGTAATCAGATTACCCTGCGGAGTGATCGGGCAAAGCAGCTGGCCTTTGCTCGTCACGATCTTCTGCATTTTACCGCTCAGAGTCTTCGAGATGTTCAACGGCACCATCTTGGTCTGACAGGTCTGCCCTGACGTTAGTATGACGACTTTGCCGCCTTGCTGAATCACTTGTGCGTTGCCCGCCGTCTTGCCGGTGGTCGGAATAGCGATCTTCTGCGGAGTGCCGGGCTTCCCCTGGACGCTGTAACGCAGCTGCTGACCGCCCGCTGTTTGCACGACGACGTACTTGCCCGGCGTGACGCCTTTCTGCGCCAAGAGAGTCGACGTCTTACCGGCCGGCTGAGCGCTCTGAAATTTCAAGCCCTTCACGCCGCCGGTGAGCGGCGGCACCAGTGTTTTCACGCTCGTGATAGTCGGTTTCGCTTTGCCCTTGTTCTTCAATATCGCCGGTACGCCGCTCTTCTTTTTCGTCGGCGATGTCTCGGCGGTTTCATTCGTGACTTTGAATTGAGTGTGAGTGGACGATACTATCTGCGTGGTCGGAGTGAACGTGAGCGTGGCAGGAATCGAGCTGGACGCCGGTATAATAGACGAAATGACAACTGGCATCTGCTCGATACCCTCCGGCGTCAGCACGTCCTCGCTGAGAACAAATGGCATCGAGTTGATGTCCAATTCCATATCCGCGAGACTCTGGGAACTCTGTTGTATGTATTTCTCCGTCACTGGCGCGGCCACGATAGTCTGCGTCGCGCCTTGGTCCTTGTTCTGTGCCTCTAGAAGCGCGTCCGTCTCCTCTGTCTTTAGAACTTGAAGCTTTTTAGTCAGAGTCATAGCCGGACTGGACTTGACAACAGTCTTCACCTTGCTGTTCGAAGACAGAGGTTCTATCTTCATTATCTTTGTCTTCGGGCTGCCCTTCTGCTCACTCTTCTTCGCAACGTCTGCTTCTAGCTTGTGCTTCACACCTTTCTGCGGCACTTTGTCGAGTAGTTTCGTCTTCAGGATTTGTACCGGTTCGGTTAACGCGACATTTTCTATTATTCGCGGCATTTCGCGCTTTTTCACCGGCACGCTGCTATCGGATGTTAGAAAAGTTGCAGGCACGGATGTCTTCGAGGTTTCATCCAACTTTTTATCATCGGAGGTACTCTTAGAGCTATCTTCAACAAGTGTCTCTGACTGAGACGACGCTTTGGCTGTGATAACAAATTCGCTGGGTGATGATTCAAATTGACCATCACCTTCGAAGACTGTATCTCCAATTTTAGGATCGATTTCCACCTTCTCTTCGACAACTATCTCgatattttcaaagttacTCACGACTGGTAAAtccgatatattttttccagcTTGGATATCTTGAGGTAACTCCAAATCTTGGCTTAATTCATTGATTTTTATACCTTGCGTAGATGTGGCAGCAACATTCACTTTGACTTCTTCCGATTTCTTCTTCGCGgtcttcttttctctttttgacTTAGGCGACGTTGCTGCATTCTCAATCATAAGCTTCTTCTTGTCCATCTGTAAAGTCTTTAGGAAAGCCTCTTGATATGTATTAGACGGCTTCTCCTCTGAAAACAAATCTTTGTCTTTTCTTCCCTTACCCGTCTCCGGTGTGAATTTACCTTTGTATCTCGTTTGCATGGCGGACTTTTTCGGCGTTGATTGCTCGTTCGTTGTTTTCGTTGGACTTTTCGGCGTGATCTTTGCATCAGCTGCTTTAGGTGTTGCGGGCGATTTTTTAGGCGATTTTAATTCAACCTGATTAACATTCTGCGTCTTTTGCAATGCTTCCTCGACCGATTGCGTCTCTTGGTCTTTTTCATTTGATTTCTCTGATTTTTCCTGCAATTCAGAACTCGTCAACTTTACTTGCGTTTTATTCTCGGCAtctagaaattttgaaatatcgtCCGTCTTGCTTACTGTCGCTTTTACTTCTGTTTCATTCTCTTTACTTAATTTTCCTTCAGTATTATTTTGAGACTCAGGTTCAGCTTTGAATTCAGAATTAATTTCAGATTCGGATTCAATCTCCGCGGTTTTATTAGCCGGTGTATCTGTgtcaaaaaaatctatttgcgacaattcaaatttttttatttgagactTTTTTGGTGGCAACTTGTCCACGCTCGTCTTCGGGGCATCTCGCTCTTCAACTTTATCGATGGCATCCTCAAGTTGCTCTACAACTGGCAGCTTTTCcttatctttaaaattctcCTCAGTATTTTTACTTTGCTTTAAATCTTCCTTCTCTTTCGATAGCTTCTTTACagttttatctaaattaaGTTCTGATTTCTCCGTTTTATTTGTAGTTTCTAGCATCGtcgtttttacattttccgaACTTACGTCCATATCAACTTTTGCAGTGGTTTCGTCCAAAGGTTTTATCGCTTCTTTGAGTACATTACCTTTCTCTTCTTCAgatttcttctcttctttcttggaaaatatatctttttctgcAACGTTATTCTCCGGTGCTTCGTGCTTCGTCTCGATCGCTGAGACATTGATGTTGTTTTCGGCAATAGTCTCGGACACTTCTATCTCCTGCTTATCCATATGAGCGATGAATTCGCTACTCTTGCTGTCGATGCGTTTCGAACGTCTGCCTCTTCTGGATTTAGTCGGGATTTTCTCAGCTTTACTCTCACTCTCAGATTGACTCTCGTCTGTCCTGAACGCTTTGTAGTCGGCATCTTGAACGTATATATCGGATtccaaatatttcttattcggTTTACGTCTTCTGCCGCTGTACGATCGATCCGTGTCAGAATCCGATGTCTTTCTCTCGATCTCGAGCCTCTCGCTCACGCGAAATCTCTTGTTGCCTCTACTGGCCTTCACTTTCGGACTTTTGTCCGGACTAGCACCTTTATTAACCGATCTTGCGTTCTTGCGCGGTCgtcctcttcctctttttattattgtctGATTTTCCGGGAGCTTATCCTTAGCGCTTTGATTCCGGTCCAACATGTCGTTGTCCGAGATTTCAGGCTCTGCCGATTCGGAAACGGTCTCATCCGTTTCCGTCGTACATCGTTCCGACAAAGTGTCGTCCGCTTCTTTCGTAGACACACTGTCATTTAATTCCGCAATCACGTCCTCCAAATCAGTTTTTTTGGgctgaaataatttatcatcgttAGATTTAACATTTGCAGATGTTTCGTTCTCCTTAGATGTATCGGCGTTTTTTACTGACGCATCAGATACGACATCCTTACATACCTTCTTCGTGGTTTTATTAGTAAgttcattatcattatcttcTCTCTCaacttcaaatatttctacaatttcgAGTTCTGTTTCAGAGGCATTGATATTAGATTTTGGTTTTTCATCCAATCGCGtactcttcttttcttttttatcttcagGTTGTTTCGCTTCCGCTTTATCACGTATACTCTCCGGCTTTTCATTCGCTTTATTTTCCTTCTTCTCTTGTCGATTGTCGCTACCTTGtattatttccattatttCGTCAGCTTTTAATTCCATGTTTTTAGACATCTTGTCAGCTTCTCTCTTGATTTCATTTTTCAGAGCTTGACTCATTTCGAATTCCTTGATAATCTCCTTTTTCAGCGACAAACTTTTCTCGCCGAACACTCTAGGAATTTTTCGAACAGGCGGTATAGAGGGTTCGCTCAAATCGTCCTCGTCAAAATCAAAGCATGCCAACCGTGATTTCTTATCATCTTTGTCGGAGACATTTCTGCTCTCACCGTCAGAACTTGAAGTGTCTTTCTTTGGtgatttattgaatatttcctTAGATGCACCGCTAGTTTTAGCG
Above is a genomic segment from Linepithema humile isolate Giens D197 chromosome 6, Lhum_UNIL_v1.0, whole genome shotgun sequence containing:
- the LOC105678277 gene encoding serine-rich adhesin for platelets-like isoform X4 codes for the protein MCEQTEINYLDGDVVWVKLGACWWPGQVTGLENLPEDIQTEFKKKPIIAAVKFFQEDTYEFVKNYQQIYKYNCTLKDEFIKKGLDKYRVKSKDGSNYMDKFPGDVEMAEKLTNGNPDILNQEKFSPAEKPDISALFGEKKIPKKKRDREDGHRRSDSTEIMRKITHPRFLRAESDHEVRIRQQPSSLPTTPTSSGSPVYRCHLCNFTSGRVNVIICHIKSHRSGGSLTPQSKVKTYSQPRSRSSDTSTPKRKYIRKDKSQSSKKKSESGLESNKRKLKLNEKSSKKKKTDPELREKLLADWDDESDEEMSVNNSLNNSLKSSPIKNQSSIDDSKENEEDAETTENHEILTETEKLLKETEELSSIQMIRDSLDNLHTSKNIRLSSFNKTTESENSEKNAKTSGASKEIFNKSPKKDTSSSDGESRNVSDKDDKKSRLACFDFDEDDLSEPSIPPVRKIPRVFGEKSLSLKKEIIKEFEMSQALKNEIKREADKMSKNMELKADEIMEIIQGSDNRQEKKENKANEKPESIRDKAEAKQPEDKKEKKSTRLDEKPKSNINASETELEIVEIFEVEREDNDNELTNKTTKKVCKDVVSDASVKNADTSKENETSANVKSNDDKLFQPKKTDLEDVIAELNDSVSTKEADDTLSERCTTETDETVSESAEPEISDNDMLDRNQSAKDKLPENQTIIKRGRGRPRKNARSVNKGASPDKSPKVKASRGNKRFRVSERLEIERKTSDSDTDRSYSGRRRKPNKKYLESDIYVQDADYKAFRTDESQSESESKAEKIPTKSRRGRRSKRIDSKSSEFIAHMDKQEIEVSETIAENNINVSAIETKHEAPENNVAEKDIFSKKEEKKSEEEKGNVLKEAIKPLDETTAKVDMDVSSENVKTTMLETTNKTEKSELNLDKTVKKLSKEKEDLKQSKNTEENFKDKEKLPVVEQLEDAIDKVEERDAPKTSVDKLPPKKSQIKKFELSQIDFFDTDTPANKTAEIESESEINSEFKAEPESQNNTEGKLSKENETEVKATVSKTDDISKFLDAENKTQVKLTSSELQEKSEKSNEKDQETQSVEEALQKTQNVNQVELKSPKKSPATPKAADAKITPKSPTKTTNEQSTPKKSAMQTRYKGKFTPETGKGRKDKDLFSEEKPSNTYQEAFLKTLQMDKKKLMIENAATSPKSKREKKTAKKKSEEVKVNVAATSTQGIKINELSQDLELPQDIQAGKNISDLPVVSNFENIEIVVEEKVEIDPKIGDTVFEGDGQFESSPSEFVITAKASSQSETLVEDSSKSTSDDKKLDETSKTSVPATFLTSDSSVPVKKREMPRIIENVALTEPVQILKTKLLDKVPQKGVKHKLEADVAKKSEQKGSPKTKIMKIEPLSSNSKVKTVVKSSPAMTLTKKLQVLKTEETDALLEAQNKDQGATQTIVAAPVTEKYIQQSSQSLADMELDINSMPFVLSEDVLTPEGIEQMPVVISSIIPASSSIPATLTFTPTTQIVSSTHTQFKVTNETAETSPTKKKSGVPAILKNKGKAKPTITSVKTLVPPLTGGVKGLKFQSAQPAGKTSTLLAQKGVTPGKYVVVQTAGGQQLRYSVQGKPGTPQKIAIPTTGKTAGNAQVIQQGGKVVILTSGQTCQTKMVPLNISKTLSGKMQKIVTSKGQLLCPITPQGNLITSKIIAPKADVSAAAAAGSPTTSKLTTSGHKIINTQGIITSKGVLTPISGTITKTALLGTLSQGILTKGGIYTPISASALSGKTIIGSKTLVTKGGTTLLSPQAQNLGTKTILTPVSQTIGGKTILGTQAIVSSKGTILTPITGQQVKAIAAKSPTKGGKVQYQPVQQTMQLPILQKSAKIPISAATSQARTSAKVPSGTLILQNAAVTTPAQKVSSHGKKIIKQTVMQPGTAIQNIASPSGTQQTVTMVQQVQSKGKTSVQKVIIPRSSGRQTKTQQKIILQKEVAASTAQNIHGKQTIVATGTAPVVTKKQTTPRSAKSHGKAQKSLVNVALNSISTATTSANIATTIALPPLEPIDAEKRAKTDVQFADAAQKEHGKAEKHQAEKSDANKTEEPKVTAQPQIMALPTESSDGTQTYVLVTIDEQGQIQPLDNNALMSLEGTTQNPDGTRTLYIDPSSLGDSSGALDNIVLQFDNGILPNMQTNVTEASQTTIITESFPASGVIQTSNQDILAAALANTDFQQEINLPENQTDNVMTQAGLTQTSLINQTILQSTIIPPTEPISSPSVLETSLTLNQPIMTPLEVPSSLPIQSTNSTPTSVVSTIPSSLELPITITNPSISYIATGETQIQIPGNSMPDIGEIIESSSTATSNRAEIPVSTQYLMIPNLEDNIAAAETQTVQSAEIAITPSASYTVAMPNNIVLESPQVQTTPSMPIIDDSYAENSQFATTIVAEQTFVDVPVSEMLVSKASTIPGESAKPQDITVTSETVVPSHQVSASSQKPITSTNESKSLDEQQDATMQEAYSSQEVPVTSEESIPQQPAKEVTASSTMETKGDDKKDDAPMTGLPIIDETTLVTSESNSRLDSIEQGLAVKLA